The DNA window CACGGTAGGGCGCGGCGAGGAAGGTCGGGATGCCGGAATAGGGCGCCAGCCTGGTGCCGCTCTTGGAGAAGATCTTGTCGGCGACCTTGCGGAACTTGGGATCGAACATCTCGCCGCCATGGCTCTCGCCATATTTGCGACGCAGCGCATCAAGCTTGCCGCGATCGTAGCCCATATCGGTTCCTCCTCGATTGGTGCAGCTTGGCCAGTGGCGATCCCAGGCGAATTGACCGTCGTCCGGCCGGGTCGCTTGTCCCGCTGGCAGCCTGCAGATTTCACGTCTTGAAGTTGTTCAGGGCCAAAGTGTCCGGCAGCCGCATTGAAAAATCAATTGATATTGTTAGGGTGTTTTTTGTGAGAAAATCTCACAAACTGTCGAGTCCATGATGGCCAAACGCCTGCCGCCCCTGAACCCGCTGCGCGCCTTCGAGGCGACGGCGCGCCTTGGCTCGCTGACCAAGGCGGCGAGTGAACTGAACGTCACGCATGGCGCCATCAGCCACCAGATCAAGGCGCTGGAGCAGTCGCTCGGGGTCAAGCTGTTCGAGCGTGTCGGCCAGCGGGTCAAGCTGACGCCGCATGGCGCCGAACTTCTGCCGGCTGTCTCGACCGCCTTCGACGGCATCGCCGCCGCCACGCAGCGGCTGACGCGCCCAGCCAGCAGCGGCGCGCTTTCGGTGTCCTGCGTACCGGCATTGCTGCTTTTGTGGATGACGCCGAGGCTCGGCAGCTTCACCGCGCAATATCCAGACATCCAGCTGACGCTCATTCCCTCCAATGATCCCAGGGATATAAGGGCGCCGCATATCGATGTCTGCGTCCACTATGGCAATGGCGGCTGGGCCGATTGCTGGATGCGCAAATGGTCGGGGCTGGAACTGTTTCCCGTGGTGAGCCCGACCTTGATCAACAACCGCCCGATCCGCGGCGTCAGGGATCTTGCCGACCATGTCTTCCTGCATGGCGACGACGGCCGCGAATGGCACACCTGGCTGGCGGCCGCCGATGCGCTGGACCTCGAGCGCGGCCGCCGCCATCATCTTGGCGATGCCCGCATGGCGACCGAGGCCGCGGTGCACGGCCATGGCGTGGCGCTGGGCGATTCCGTGACGGCAAGCGCGCTGCTGGCCAGGGGCATGCTGATCGCGCCGTTCAGCCTGTCGGTGCCGGCGGTCGATGAATTCTACATCGTCTGCCGCAACGAAATGCGGACGGCGCCGATCGTGCAGGTGTTCATCGACTGGCTGTTCGCCGAGAAGGCCGGGGATGACGGCCGCGCCGATGCTCCGGTCGCCGGCCGCCTCGTCACCCGCCGCAAACGCCCGGCACTCAAGGTGATGGGTGGCAAATCGGCAAGCTGACGGCAAACCGCGCCTCGCCGCATGCAGGCCGTTCTTTTTGTCGGGCCAGCCTGAAAGCGAGCAGCGTTTTGGTCAATTCGATGCTATGAGGCCTCTCGCGGTTGTGGATGGCAGGCAGCGAAGGCGGCGTTGAAACATGGCTAAGACCGATATTGCGCGGCGCGTCTACAACCACACCTGGAAGCTCGATCCGATCGTGCGCAGTCTGCTCGACACGGATTTCTACAAGCTTCTGATGCTGCAGATGATCTGGGGGATGTACCCCAAGGTCGAGGCCACCTTCTCGCTGATCAACCGCACCACTTCGGTGCGGCTGGCCGACGATATCGATGAAGGCGAGTTGCGCGAACAACTCGATCATGCCCGCACCTTGCGCTTCTCCAAGAAGGAGATGATCTGGCTGGGCGGCAACAATTTCTACGGCCGCAAGCAGATCTTCGAGCCGGAATTCCTCGCCTGGCTGGAAGGTTTCCGGTTGCCCGACTACGAACTGTCCAAGCGTGACGGGCAGTATGAGCTCTCCTTCAGCGGCCCGTGGATGTACACCACGCTGTGGGAAATCCCGGCGCTCGCCATCATCAACGAACTGCGATCCCGCGCGGCGATGCGGGCCTTCGGGCCCTTCGCGCTCGATGTGCTCTATGCCCGCGCCAAGGCCAAGATGTGGGCCAAGACCGAGCGCCTGAAGGCGCTGCCCAGCATCCGCATTTCCGACTTCGGCACGCGCCGGCGGCACTCCTTCCTGTGGCAGCGCTGGTGTGTCGAAGCGCTCAAGGAAGGTATCGGCGAGGCCTTCACCGGCACCTCCAACGTGCTGCTTGCGATGGACAACGACCTCGAAGCGCTCGGCACCAACGCACACGAATTGCCTATGGTGTTCGCGGCGCTTGCCAATTCGGAGAAGGAGCTGAAACAGTCCCCGTACAAGGTGCTGCAGGACTGGCAGCGCTACTATGGCGGCAATCTGCTGATCGTGCTGCCCGACGCTTTCGGCACCGCCTCCTTCCTGCGCGACGCGCCGGACTGGGTGGCCGACTGGACCGGTTTTCGCCCCGACAGCGCCCCGCCGATCGAGGGCGGCGAAAAAATCCTTTCCTGGTGGCGCGAGAAGGGCAAGGATCCCAAGCAGAAACTGCTGATCTTCTCCGACGGCCTGGAGGTGGAAACCATCGAGGAGACCTACCGCCACTTCGAGGGCAAGGTGCGCATGTCCTTCGGCTGGGGCACCAACCTCACCAATGATTTCGAGGGCTGCGCGCCGACGGAAACCAACAGCCTGGATGCCATATCGCTGGTCTGCAAGGTCACCGAAGCCAATGGCCGGCCGGCGGTGAAGCTTTCCGACAATCCAGCCAAGGCGACCGGCGACGAGAAGGAAATCCAGCGCTATCTCAGGATTTTCGGCGAGAAGGACCGCGTGGAGCAACTGGTCAAGGTGTGAGCCAAGATCGGACTCATGGATAGTTCGAGTTCCTTCACGCCCCCTTCTGTCCTGCCGACAGAGGCTCCTTTCCTCTCCCTCCGGAGGGGGGAGAGGTGGCGCCGCGAAGCGGCGACGGAGTGGGGGAACCACTTGGCAACCGCCACAACGGACATAAGAAAGAGGACCACGCTCGACCCGCGCCAGGGTCGACCCCCACTCCGTCGAGCTACGCTCGACACCTCTCCCCCGATCGACGGGGGAGAGGAAGGGTGCCAAGTTATCCGAACAGGCGCCAGTCGTCGGCGGCAGAGGCTCCCGTCCGAAAATGGCAGCATGATCTCCCCCCTCGAGGGGGAAATATCTGGCAGGACAGAGGGGAGCACCGTAGAGCGCCGTCTTCACGGATTCGCTTTCGCCGTCGCACTGCTAGCCCTCCTCCCCACTCGCGCC is part of the Mesorhizobium loti genome and encodes:
- the gcvA gene encoding transcriptional regulator GcvA produces the protein MAKRLPPLNPLRAFEATARLGSLTKAASELNVTHGAISHQIKALEQSLGVKLFERVGQRVKLTPHGAELLPAVSTAFDGIAAATQRLTRPASSGALSVSCVPALLLLWMTPRLGSFTAQYPDIQLTLIPSNDPRDIRAPHIDVCVHYGNGGWADCWMRKWSGLELFPVVSPTLINNRPIRGVRDLADHVFLHGDDGREWHTWLAAADALDLERGRRHHLGDARMATEAAVHGHGVALGDSVTASALLARGMLIAPFSLSVPAVDEFYIVCRNEMRTAPIVQVFIDWLFAEKAGDDGRADAPVAGRLVTRRKRPALKVMGGKSAS
- the pncB gene encoding nicotinate phosphoribosyltransferase, whose product is MAKTDIARRVYNHTWKLDPIVRSLLDTDFYKLLMLQMIWGMYPKVEATFSLINRTTSVRLADDIDEGELREQLDHARTLRFSKKEMIWLGGNNFYGRKQIFEPEFLAWLEGFRLPDYELSKRDGQYELSFSGPWMYTTLWEIPALAIINELRSRAAMRAFGPFALDVLYARAKAKMWAKTERLKALPSIRISDFGTRRRHSFLWQRWCVEALKEGIGEAFTGTSNVLLAMDNDLEALGTNAHELPMVFAALANSEKELKQSPYKVLQDWQRYYGGNLLIVLPDAFGTASFLRDAPDWVADWTGFRPDSAPPIEGGEKILSWWREKGKDPKQKLLIFSDGLEVETIEETYRHFEGKVRMSFGWGTNLTNDFEGCAPTETNSLDAISLVCKVTEANGRPAVKLSDNPAKATGDEKEIQRYLRIFGEKDRVEQLVKV